The following proteins come from a genomic window of Panthera leo isolate Ple1 chromosome E2, P.leo_Ple1_pat1.1, whole genome shotgun sequence:
- the LOC122209086 gene encoding vomeronasal type-1 receptor 4-like, producing the protein MSYRDLIVGIIFLSQTVVGIVGNFSLLYHYLFLYHTECRVRSTHLILRHLTIANSLVIVSKGVPHTVASFGLKHFFNEFGCKLLFCVQRVGRGMSVGSTCLLTVFQTIMISPMNSCLKEFKVKAPKYIGFSISLCWIQFMFVNLVFPLLYVFSNRSMKNFTKKGDLGYCLAVDHETVTVSVYAVLIVFPEASLCGLTIGASSSMVFLLHRHKQRVQHIHSTNVTPRSSAESRATQSILVLVSTFVSFYFLSSVFHVCVALLCNSSWWLVNTAAMISVCFPTVCPFLLMGRNSVISRLCFAWITNITFPNLIRNM; encoded by the coding sequence ATGTCCTACAGGGATTTGATAGTGGGAATAATCTTCTTGTCACAGACTGTAGTTGGAATTGTGGgcaatttctctcttctctaccaTTACCTGTTCCTTTACCACACTGAGTGCAGGGTGAGGTCCACCCATTTGATTCTCAGGCACCTGACGATAGCCAACTCCTTGGTCATTGTCTCCAAAGGAGTCCCCCACACTGTGGCATCTTTTGGGTTGAAACATTTTTTCAATGAGTTTGGATGCAAACTTCTTTTCTGTGTtcagagggtgggcaggggaatgTCCGTTGGCAGCACCTGCCTCTTGACTGTGTTCCAGACCATTATGATCAGCCCCATGAACTCCTGTTTGAAGGAGTTTAAAGTCAAAGCCCCAAAGTACATTGGCTTCTCCATTTCCCTCTGTTGGATCCAGTTCATGTTTGTAAATTTAGTTTTTCCTCTGTTATATGTGTTTAGCAACAGGAGCATGAAAAACTTCACAAAGAAAGGAGATTTGGGCTACTGTCTTGCTGTAGATCACGAGACAGTCACAGTTTCCGTATATGCAGTGTTGATAGTATTTCCTGAAGCTTCCTTGTGTGGTCTCACAATCGGGGCCAGCAGCTCCATGGTCTTCCTCCTGCACAGACACAAGCAGCGGGTCCAGCACATTCACAGCACTAATGTCACCCCCAGATCCTCTGCTGAGTCCAGAGCCACCCAGAGCATCCTCGTCCTCGTGAGCACCTTTGTGTCTTTCTACTTCCTCTCTTCCGTCTTTCATGTTTGTGTTGCTCTTCTTTGTAATTCCAGCTGGTGGCTGGTGAACACCGCTGCCatgatttctgtgtgttttccAACTGTCTGCCCCTTTCTGCTTATGGGCCGGAATTCTGTTATATCCAGACTCTGCTTTGCATGGATAACAAATATAACATTTCCTAATCTTATCAGAAATATGTGA